A stretch of the Campylobacter concisus genome encodes the following:
- a CDS encoding HlyD family type I secretion periplasmic adaptor subunit: MQEDIKNKQNENPKNEKRLISENSIKEQEEASNKILNSVDDIKSNLQTKNYDAYDLKFMSSLSEAVLAKAPSTSKKILYTVAITMFWLLIWASWAQIDEITRGSGKIIPSGKNQAIQNLEGGIVDQIFVKEGDEVKKDQILIRLDNKNFTSSYGESKLRLDELQAKFMRLDAEANDKEFDYDEARDANNSKAIRYELSLHNSNIDHLNEQIGILTEQIHQRQSELVELKNKISQTQNSYNLVLKEKAIMEPIFKKGLVSEVEYIQLQRRVNDLRGELDAAVLAVPRVESTIKEAKNKIEEAKLAFKNNAKKELNEVSAEIARINESQISLSDRVERTYVRSPVNGIVSKMMVHTVSGVIKPGENIAEIVPLEDKLVAEVKVKPADVAFLRPGLDTMVKFTAYDFSIYGGLKGKVTQISADTETNEKTGESYYLVRIETEKNYLGSEEKPLRIKVGMIVSADIITGKKTILDYLLKPILKAKQNALTER; encoded by the coding sequence ATGCAAGAAGATATCAAGAATAAACAAAATGAAAATCCAAAAAATGAAAAAAGATTAATTTCCGAAAATAGCATAAAAGAACAAGAGGAAGCTAGTAATAAAATTTTAAATAGCGTAGATGATATAAAGTCTAATCTTCAAACAAAAAATTATGATGCTTATGATTTGAAATTTATGTCAAGTCTTTCTGAGGCTGTTTTGGCTAAAGCCCCATCAACATCTAAAAAGATACTCTATACAGTTGCTATAACTATGTTTTGGCTTCTTATTTGGGCCTCTTGGGCACAAATAGATGAGATCACAAGAGGTAGTGGTAAGATCATCCCGTCTGGAAAAAACCAAGCGATACAAAATCTTGAAGGCGGTATAGTCGATCAAATTTTTGTAAAAGAGGGCGATGAAGTCAAGAAAGATCAAATTCTAATAAGGTTAGATAATAAAAATTTTACGAGTAGTTATGGTGAGTCAAAACTAAGACTTGACGAACTTCAAGCAAAATTTATGAGACTTGATGCTGAGGCGAATGATAAGGAATTTGACTATGACGAAGCTAGAGATGCAAACAATAGCAAGGCCATAAGATATGAGCTAAGTTTACATAATTCAAATATTGATCACCTAAATGAACAGATAGGAATTTTAACAGAGCAAATTCATCAACGCCAGAGTGAATTGGTCGAACTAAAAAATAAAATTTCTCAAACTCAGAATAGCTATAACCTTGTTCTAAAAGAAAAGGCCATTATGGAGCCAATCTTTAAAAAAGGTCTTGTTAGTGAGGTCGAATACATTCAGCTTCAAAGGCGCGTAAATGATCTAAGAGGTGAGCTTGATGCAGCCGTTCTTGCCGTACCAAGAGTTGAATCAACTATAAAAGAAGCGAAAAATAAGATCGAAGAAGCAAAACTTGCTTTTAAAAACAATGCAAAAAAAGAGCTAAATGAAGTTTCAGCAGAGATCGCAAGGATAAATGAATCACAAATTAGCCTAAGCGATAGAGTGGAAAGAACATATGTAAGATCTCCAGTAAATGGTATCGTTAGTAAGATGATGGTTCATACCGTATCAGGAGTTATCAAGCCTGGTGAAAATATTGCTGAGATAGTTCCTCTTGAGGATAAACTGGTTGCCGAAGTAAAAGTAAAACCAGCCGATGTTGCGTTTTTGAGGCCTGGGCTTGATACGATGGTTAAATTTACGGCCTATGATTTTAGTATTTACGGTGGTTTAAAAGGCAAGGTAACGCAGATTAGTGCTGATACGGAGACTAATGAAAAAACTGGTGAGAGCTATTATTTGGTCAGGATAGAAACTGAGAAAAATTATCTTGGTAGCGAAGAAAAGCCACTTAGAATAAAAGTTGGTATGATAGTTTCAGCTGATATCATTACCGGTAAAAAGACAATACTTGATTATTTATTAAAGCCTATTTTAAAGGCAAAGCAAAATGCCTTAACGGAGAGGTAA
- the rplK gene encoding 50S ribosomal protein L11 — MAKKVIGEIKLQIAATKANPSPPVGPALGQKGVNIMEFCKAFNERTKDMVGFNIPVVITVYADKSFTFITKQPPATDLIKKAAGITKGTDNPLKNKVGKLTKAQVLEIVEKKLVDLNTNDKEQAAKIIAGSARSMGVEVID; from the coding sequence ATGGCTAAAAAAGTTATAGGTGAAATAAAATTACAAATTGCTGCAACAAAAGCAAATCCTAGTCCACCAGTTGGTCCAGCTCTTGGACAAAAAGGTGTTAATATTATGGAATTTTGTAAAGCCTTTAATGAGAGAACAAAAGACATGGTTGGGTTTAATATTCCAGTTGTTATAACTGTTTATGCTGATAAAAGTTTTACATTTATCACAAAACAGCCTCCTGCTACAGATCTTATTAAAAAGGCTGCAGGTATAACAAAAGGAACTGATAATCCTTTAAAAAATAAAGTAGGCAAACTAACAAAAGCTCAAGTTTTAGAAATAGTTGAGAAAAAACTTGTTGATTTAAATACAAATGATAAAGAGCAAGCAGCCAAGATTATTGCTGGTTCAGCTCGATCAATGGGTGTCGAAGTAATAGACTAA
- the secE gene encoding preprotein translocase subunit SecE, with product MEKIINYIRLSKLEIMKVIYPTKEQIRNAFFAVFIVVAVVSLFLALVDVIMSFVLSKVI from the coding sequence ATGGAAAAAATTATAAATTATATTAGGCTTTCTAAATTGGAAATAATGAAGGTTATCTATCCTACAAAAGAACAAATTAGAAATGCTTTTTTTGCAGTTTTTATCGTAGTTGCTGTTGTATCACTTTTTTTAGCTCTTGTTGATGTTATTATGTCCTTTGTTTTATCTAAAGTTATATGA
- a CDS encoding bifunctional diguanylate cyclase/phosphodiesterase has product MTLFKQIMIAVITFGIMIFMAVGYLNFKSLNGYINDQLGENARHTANSLGLALKPIIDPDDMSLAQTMINSMFDSGRYKLIKLEDVDGKVLIENSQQTVVKDIPEWFYKIAKFEAPIADSEIMTGWAKFGTLYVQGSTALAYNELYTNSKNIFNFLLLMIIVTLVVAYFALKAIFRPLMKVQDQAEAILDNKFIIQKRIPFTADLKKMVLAMNSMVSKVKDIFEREAATLSKYQELLYKDTMSGANNRRFFQTKFSEYLASEEYSSGVALLVSFKDLINLKSTLGFEKWQSVIMKIAQILQEKSIHNDKNAIVARLNDNDFIVLSYGRNSSNFLALCDEIMNEFKKLYANFALNDSEYPVNAAIVEYSPNTDIKTLLTSADVTLASSRLAGSFTYKVFNENQNTLVIGKEKYKELIFDSIKDDEFKFAAQKVIDLNSNFEQYELYLRLVDKDGVWRMASYFMPMVNELNLGAMLDLHILNRVARILPENILPSGNLAINLGKEILNSDENFSKLEATLKKISQISKYKNYIEIPNKDDISIESIVKLTKKLKELGFGFGFDHFELNAKGIEKLKEFNPDYVKIQSNVLIDFLSDKSGVNTKQSLDVVLSSKDIILIAIGVEGEEQKKKLIDLGIKNMQGIYIDEIKNIG; this is encoded by the coding sequence ATGACGCTATTTAAACAAATTATGATCGCCGTGATAACTTTTGGTATCATGATTTTTATGGCTGTTGGCTACTTAAATTTTAAGAGCCTAAATGGATATATTAATGACCAGCTTGGTGAAAACGCAAGGCATACAGCAAATTCGCTTGGACTTGCTTTAAAGCCTATTATCGATCCAGATGACATGTCCTTGGCTCAAACAATGATAAATTCTATGTTTGACAGCGGTAGATACAAGCTTATCAAGCTTGAAGATGTTGATGGCAAGGTTCTTATTGAAAATTCTCAACAAACTGTTGTTAAAGATATTCCTGAGTGGTTTTACAAAATAGCCAAGTTTGAAGCACCAATAGCAGATAGCGAGATTATGACTGGCTGGGCAAAATTTGGCACGCTTTATGTTCAAGGCAGCACCGCACTTGCCTATAATGAGCTTTATACTAACTCAAAAAATATTTTTAATTTTCTTCTTCTAATGATAATTGTCACTCTCGTGGTGGCATATTTCGCTCTAAAAGCTATTTTTAGACCGCTTATGAAGGTTCAAGATCAGGCTGAGGCCATACTTGATAATAAATTTATTATTCAGAAAAGAATTCCATTTACAGCTGATCTTAAAAAAATGGTTCTAGCTATGAACTCTATGGTTAGTAAAGTAAAAGACATTTTTGAGAGAGAGGCAGCCACACTTAGTAAGTATCAAGAACTTTTATATAAAGATACAATGAGCGGTGCTAATAACAGAAGATTTTTTCAAACTAAATTTAGTGAGTATCTAGCAAGTGAAGAATATTCAAGTGGTGTTGCTTTACTTGTTAGTTTTAAAGATCTAATAAATTTAAAAAGTACGCTTGGCTTTGAAAAATGGCAAAGCGTTATAATGAAAATAGCTCAAATTTTACAAGAAAAATCAATCCATAATGATAAAAATGCGATTGTTGCAAGGCTTAACGATAATGATTTCATTGTACTTTCGTATGGTAGAAATTCATCAAATTTCTTGGCTCTATGTGATGAAATTATGAACGAGTTTAAAAAGCTTTATGCAAATTTTGCGCTAAATGATAGCGAGTATCCAGTAAATGCTGCGATAGTTGAGTATTCACCAAATACTGATATCAAGACACTTCTTACTTCAGCTGACGTTACATTGGCTAGCTCAAGACTTGCTGGAAGCTTTACATACAAGGTATTTAATGAAAATCAAAATACTTTAGTGATTGGTAAAGAGAAGTATAAAGAGCTTATTTTTGACTCAATAAAAGATGATGAATTTAAATTCGCAGCTCAAAAGGTGATTGATCTTAATTCAAATTTTGAACAGTATGAGCTTTATTTGAGGCTTGTTGATAAAGATGGTGTATGGCGTATGGCCTCATATTTCATGCCGATGGTAAATGAGCTAAATTTAGGTGCGATGCTTGATCTTCATATCTTAAATAGGGTAGCCAGAATTTTACCGGAAAATATCTTGCCAAGTGGCAACTTAGCTATAAATTTGGGAAAAGAGATATTAAACTCAGATGAAAATTTTTCAAAACTTGAAGCTACACTTAAAAAGATAAGTCAAATTTCAAAATATAAAAACTATATAGAAATTCCAAATAAAGACGATATTAGCATAGAAAGTATAGTTAAGCTTACTAAAAAATTAAAAGAACTTGGCTTTGGATTTGGTTTTGACCACTTCGAGCTTAACGCAAAAGGTATTGAGAAACTAAAAGAATTTAACCCTGATTATGTAAAAATTCAGTCAAATGTCTTGATTGACTTCTTAAGTGATAAGTCAGGAGTAAACACAAAACAATCACTTGATGTTGTTTTAAGCTCAAAAGACATTATTTTGATAGCAATCGGCGTTGAAGGCGAAGAGCAGAAGAAAAAGTTAATCGATCTTGGCATTAAAAATATGCAAGGAATTTATATAGATGAAATTAAGAACATTGGATGA
- the rplJ gene encoding 50S ribosomal protein L10 — translation MTRNEKTEVVAKLESEFKTAEAIVVCDYRGLSVKKLEVLRNSAKEQNVKVQVIKNTLANIALKNSDKVGMELKDTNIYLWSEDQLAVTKVAAKFEESNADLFKIKTAYIDGEVASVDKVKALSKMPSRDELIAMLLQVWNAPIQNFTIGLNALKEKKEQSA, via the coding sequence GTGACACGTAACGAAAAAACTGAAGTTGTTGCAAAATTAGAGAGTGAATTTAAAACTGCTGAAGCTATTGTAGTTTGTGACTATCGTGGTCTTTCAGTAAAGAAACTTGAAGTTTTAAGAAATTCTGCTAAAGAACAAAATGTAAAAGTTCAGGTTATTAAAAATACTCTTGCAAATATTGCTCTTAAAAATTCTGATAAAGTCGGGATGGAACTCAAAGATACAAATATTTATCTTTGGAGTGAAGATCAATTAGCAGTAACTAAAGTAGCCGCAAAATTTGAAGAGTCTAATGCTGATCTTTTCAAAATAAAAACAGCTTATATTGATGGTGAAGTTGCTAGTGTTGATAAAGTTAAAGCTCTATCTAAAATGCCTAGCCGTGATGAGCTTATTGCGATGCTTTTACAAGTTTGGAATGCACCAATTCAAAATTTTACAATTGGTTTGAATGCGCTTAAAGAGAAAAAAGAACAATCAGCTTAA
- a CDS encoding type I secretion system permease/ATPase, with translation MHSDKIKDELLQCLVIFTKLHNNPYSADALTIGLPVKDGDEIELFSLKSSRSLFSRAASRAGFASTLVRKDLEQISPLVLPCILMLRGKKACILQSFSKDKKTANIITPELSTGTSTIEISKLKEEYLGYAYYLKREFIPEDTSSTKLIDAGNDHWFWGTLKRSKKIYFDVVLASFIINLFVLASPLFTMNVYDRVVPNNAVETLWVLALGVSVVYGIDLFLKFVRSYFLEIAGKKSDIIMSSILFERVMDMKFSNKPKSVGSFASNLKEFDTVRNFFSSASLAAIVDLPFAIIFLIVTYFIGSYIVLVPIVIMIAILCYTFFIKDPLQNAIKSTFEASAIKNGILIESLSSLETIKTLGASGHIQWNWEEATGEIANRSIKSKIITTSITTVTSFLVQLNTIAIIVLGVYMIQDTHLTMGGLIAAVMLSSRAIAPMGQVASLAANFEQTKTAYQSLSKIMQMPVERPEGKKFVRRNSFDGKIEFKNVSFTYPDTTKGSLDRINFVIQPGEKVGIIGKNGSGKTTLQKLILGLYSPTEGSVLIDGIDINQIDPADLRRNIGYVPQDVVLFKGTVRENIVQKAPYVDDIQIIKAAKVSGVDEYVNAHPLGFDMPVFERGDGISGGQRQSIAVARAFLLDSPIVLLDEPTNSLDNTVENKLKINLKTNTANKTMLLVTHRTSMLDLVDRLIVMDNGKILLDGPRDEVLARLSGK, from the coding sequence ATGCATAGTGATAAGATAAAAGATGAACTGCTTCAATGTTTGGTTATTTTTACCAAGCTTCATAATAATCCATACAGTGCCGATGCTTTAACTATTGGCTTGCCAGTAAAAGATGGCGATGAGATTGAGCTTTTTTCACTTAAAAGCTCAAGGTCTTTATTTTCTCGTGCTGCTTCTCGTGCTGGCTTTGCTTCTACCCTCGTAAGAAAAGATCTTGAGCAAATCTCTCCTTTAGTTTTACCTTGCATTTTAATGCTTAGAGGCAAAAAAGCTTGCATCTTGCAATCTTTTAGTAAAGATAAAAAGACAGCAAATATCATAACGCCAGAACTTTCAACTGGTACTAGTACGATAGAAATAAGTAAATTAAAAGAAGAATATTTAGGCTATGCATACTATCTAAAGCGCGAGTTTATTCCAGAGGATACTAGCTCAACAAAGCTAATTGATGCGGGCAATGACCACTGGTTTTGGGGAACTCTAAAACGTTCAAAAAAGATTTATTTTGATGTTGTTCTTGCAAGTTTTATTATAAATTTATTTGTTCTTGCTAGCCCACTTTTTACGATGAACGTATATGACCGAGTTGTGCCAAATAATGCGGTTGAGACACTTTGGGTCTTGGCACTTGGCGTAAGTGTAGTTTATGGCATAGATCTTTTTTTAAAATTTGTAAGATCATATTTTCTTGAGATTGCCGGCAAAAAGAGCGATATCATAATGAGTTCTATTTTATTTGAGCGTGTTATGGATATGAAATTTAGCAATAAACCAAAATCTGTTGGTTCTTTCGCTAGTAATCTAAAAGAGTTTGATACGGTTAGAAATTTCTTCTCATCAGCCTCATTGGCAGCCATTGTCGATCTTCCATTTGCGATCATTTTCTTGATAGTTACTTATTTTATAGGAAGCTATATCGTACTTGTACCAATTGTTATCATGATAGCTATTTTATGCTATACATTTTTTATAAAAGATCCACTTCAAAATGCTATTAAAAGTACATTTGAGGCTTCGGCTATAAAAAATGGAATTTTAATAGAGAGTCTTAGTAGTCTTGAGACTATCAAAACTCTTGGTGCTAGTGGGCATATACAATGGAACTGGGAAGAGGCAACTGGTGAGATAGCAAATAGAAGCATTAAATCAAAAATTATCACAACTTCGATAACGACTGTTACATCTTTTTTAGTGCAATTAAATACTATTGCTATCATCGTTCTTGGTGTCTATATGATACAAGATACACATCTTACAATGGGCGGTCTTATCGCCGCGGTTATGCTTAGCTCTCGCGCTATCGCTCCTATGGGGCAGGTAGCTTCGCTGGCTGCAAATTTTGAGCAGACAAAAACAGCCTATCAAAGTCTTAGTAAGATTATGCAGATGCCTGTTGAAAGGCCAGAAGGTAAAAAATTTGTTAGAAGAAATTCTTTTGATGGAAAGATCGAGTTTAAGAATGTAAGCTTTACATATCCAGATACCACAAAAGGTTCGCTTGATAGGATAAATTTTGTTATTCAGCCAGGTGAAAAAGTTGGCATTATAGGCAAAAATGGCTCTGGAAAAACTACTTTACAAAAGCTCATTTTGGGACTTTACTCACCAACTGAAGGCTCAGTGCTAATCGATGGTATTGATATTAATCAAATCGATCCAGCCGATCTTAGGCGAAACATTGGCTATGTTCCGCAAGATGTTGTGCTTTTTAAAGGAACGGTTAGAGAAAATATTGTTCAAAAAGCACCATATGTTGATGATATTCAGATTATAAAAGCAGCTAAAGTAAGCGGAGTTGATGAATATGTAAATGCTCATCCGCTTGGATTTGATATGCCAGTTTTTGAAAGAGGCGATGGCATAAGTGGTGGGCAGCGTCAAAGCATAGCTGTGGCTAGGGCATTTTTGCTAGATAGTCCTATTGTTTTGCTTGATGAGCCAACAAATTCTCTTGATAATACAGTTGAAAATAAGTTAAAAATAAATTTAAAGACAAATACAGCAAATAAAACGATGCTACTTGTTACACATAGGACGTCGATGCTAGATCTTGTTGATAGACTTATAGTTATGGACAATGGCAAAATTTTATTGGACGGACCAAGAGATGAAGTTTTAGCAAGACTTAGTGGGAAGTGA
- a CDS encoding DUF5416 family protein: MGKIAFYDKKFGEYEIEKFQNLQNFYLIKDDHCCDIVNDEIERFEFSDCEIEFLQLVDVASRHKKLFENIKIQDDIVRSIKILIKGFDQSLDKFDFDPGILNLNTPYKYAISQDFFEMTIFLEEKSSVVTKFFSSIDYKIHKNGESRHIEFFINNKKIYERII; this comes from the coding sequence ATGGGCAAGATCGCTTTTTATGATAAGAAATTTGGTGAATATGAGATTGAAAAATTTCAAAATTTACAAAATTTCTATCTCATAAAAGATGATCATTGCTGCGATATAGTTAATGATGAAATTGAACGATTTGAATTTAGTGATTGTGAAATAGAATTTTTACAATTAGTAGATGTTGCTAGTAGGCATAAAAAACTATTTGAAAATATAAAAATTCAAGATGATATAGTAAGGAGCATTAAAATTTTAATAAAAGGCTTTGACCAGAGTTTGGACAAATTTGACTTTGATCCTGGAATTTTAAATTTAAATACCCCTTATAAATATGCTATATCACAAGATTTTTTTGAAATGACTATTTTTTTAGAAGAAAAATCCTCAGTGGTTACTAAATTTTTCTCATCAATAGATTACAAGATACACAAAAATGGCGAAAGTCGTCATATAGAATTTTTTATAAATAATAAAAAAATTTATGAAAGAATCATATAA
- the rpmG gene encoding 50S ribosomal protein L33 gives MRIKIGLKCSESGDINYTTTKNSKTTTDKVELKKYCPRLKKHTIHKEVKLKS, from the coding sequence ATGAGAATTAAAATTGGTTTAAAATGCTCCGAAAGTGGTGATATAAATTATACAACAACTAAAAATAGTAAAACTACTACGGATAAAGTTGAACTTAAAAAGTATTGCCCAAGATTAAAAAAACATACTATTCATAAAGAAGTTAAATTAAAAAGTTAA
- the nusG gene encoding transcription termination/antitermination protein NusG, with the protein MSHKWYAIQTYAGSEMAVKRGIENLVKDHGIEDQLKEIIVPTEDVIEIKNGKQKINERTLYPGYAFACLDLDTALWHRIQSLPKVGRFIGEAKKPTPLSEKDINTILEKVQKRAAPKPKIFFEDGESVRITEGPFANFTGIVEEYDMIHGKLRLNVSIFGRSTPVDILYSQVEKII; encoded by the coding sequence ATGTCACATAAATGGTATGCTATACAGACTTACGCTGGAAGCGAAATGGCAGTAAAGAGAGGAATTGAAAACTTAGTAAAAGATCATGGAATAGAAGATCAACTAAAAGAAATTATAGTTCCTACAGAAGACGTAATAGAAATAAAAAATGGTAAGCAAAAAATCAACGAAAGGACTCTTTACCCAGGTTATGCTTTTGCGTGCTTAGATCTTGATACGGCTCTTTGGCACAGGATTCAATCTTTACCAAAAGTTGGACGTTTTATTGGTGAGGCCAAAAAACCTACGCCATTATCTGAAAAAGATATAAATACTATTTTGGAAAAAGTTCAAAAAAGGGCTGCACCAAAACCTAAGATATTCTTTGAGGATGGTGAGAGTGTTCGTATAACAGAAGGTCCTTTTGCTAACTTTACAGGTATTGTTGAAGAATATGACATGATACATGGCAAGCTTAGACTTAATGTTTCTATTTTTGGTAGAAGTACCCCTGTTGATATTTTGTATTCACAAGTTGAGAAGATAATTTAA
- the tuf gene encoding elongation factor Tu, with product MAKEKFSRNKPHVNIGTIGHVDHGKTTLTAAISAVLSRKGLAELKDYDNIDNAPEEKERGITIATSHIEYETEKRHYAHVDCPGHADYVKNMITGAAQMDGAILVVSAADGPMPQTREHILLSRQVGVPYIVVFMNKADMVDDAELLELVEMEIRELLNEYNFPGDDTPIVSGSALKALEEAKAGQDGEWSAKIMELMDAVDSYIPTPVRATDKDLLMPIEDVFSISGRGTVVTGRIEKGVIKVGDTIEIVGIKPTQTTTVTGVEMFRKEMDQGEAGDNVGVLLRGTKKEDVERGMVLCKPKSITPHTKFEGEVYILTKEEGGRHTPFFNNYRPQFYVRTTDVTGSITLPEGTEMVMPGDNVRISVELIAPVALEEGTRFAIREGGRTVGSGVVSKILG from the coding sequence ATGGCTAAAGAAAAATTTTCACGTAACAAGCCGCACGTAAACATAGGTACTATTGGTCACGTAGATCATGGTAAAACTACATTAACAGCTGCAATATCTGCTGTTCTTTCACGCAAAGGACTTGCTGAGCTAAAAGATTATGATAATATTGATAATGCTCCAGAAGAAAAAGAGCGTGGTATTACAATTGCTACTTCACATATTGAGTACGAGACAGAGAAACGCCACTATGCCCACGTTGACTGCCCTGGTCACGCCGACTATGTAAAAAATATGATTACAGGTGCTGCGCAAATGGATGGAGCTATTCTGGTTGTTTCTGCAGCTGATGGCCCAATGCCACAAACTAGAGAGCATATTTTGTTATCACGCCAAGTTGGTGTTCCATACATTGTTGTTTTTATGAATAAAGCTGATATGGTTGATGATGCTGAGCTACTTGAATTGGTTGAAATGGAAATCCGCGAATTGCTTAATGAGTATAATTTCCCAGGTGATGATACACCTATTGTTTCTGGTTCAGCACTTAAAGCCCTTGAAGAGGCAAAAGCTGGTCAAGATGGCGAATGGTCAGCAAAAATTATGGAATTAATGGATGCAGTTGATAGCTATATCCCAACTCCAGTTCGTGCAACAGATAAAGATCTTCTTATGCCAATCGAAGATGTTTTTTCGATTTCAGGTCGTGGTACAGTTGTAACTGGTAGAATCGAAAAAGGTGTTATAAAAGTTGGTGATACAATTGAAATTGTTGGTATTAAACCAACTCAAACAACAACAGTTACTGGTGTTGAAATGTTTAGAAAAGAGATGGATCAAGGTGAAGCTGGTGATAACGTCGGTGTTCTTCTTCGTGGTACCAAGAAAGAGGATGTTGAGCGTGGTATGGTTCTTTGCAAACCTAAATCAATTACTCCTCATACAAAATTTGAAGGCGAAGTCTATATCTTGACAAAAGAAGAAGGTGGTCGCCATACTCCTTTCTTTAATAACTATAGACCACAATTCTACGTAAGAACAACTGATGTTACTGGTTCAATTACGCTTCCAGAAGGAACAGAGATGGTTATGCCAGGTGATAATGTAAGAATTTCTGTTGAATTGATTGCTCCAGTAGCACTTGAGGAAGGCACTCGTTTCGCTATCCGTGAAGGTGGTAGGACTGTTGGTTCAGGTGTTGTTTCAAAAATACTTGGTTAA
- the rplA gene encoding 50S ribosomal protein L1, with translation MGKTSKRFQELLKKVEQDKIYNLSEAIDTVKALASAKFNETVEIALKLNVDPRHADQMVRGSVVLPAGTGKTVRVAVIAKDAKADEAKAAGADIIGADGLVEDIQKGIMNFDVLIATPNLMGLVGKVGRILGPKGLMPNPKTGTVTMDVAQAVNNAKSGQVNFRVDKQGNIHAGLGKVNFTKEQLNENISTFIKAINKHKPATAKGRYVKNASLSLTMSPSIALDTQEVMDLK, from the coding sequence ATGGGAAAAACTAGTAAGAGATTTCAAGAATTGCTCAAAAAAGTAGAGCAAGATAAAATTTATAACCTTAGTGAGGCTATTGATACGGTCAAAGCTCTAGCTTCTGCTAAATTTAATGAAACAGTTGAGATTGCATTAAAATTAAATGTTGATCCAAGACATGCTGATCAAATGGTTCGTGGTTCAGTAGTTTTGCCAGCTGGTACAGGTAAAACTGTAAGAGTTGCTGTTATTGCTAAAGATGCTAAAGCTGATGAGGCAAAAGCAGCTGGTGCTGATATTATTGGCGCAGATGGTTTAGTTGAAGATATACAAAAAGGTATAATGAATTTTGATGTTCTTATAGCTACTCCAAACTTAATGGGTCTTGTAGGTAAGGTCGGTAGAATTTTGGGACCAAAAGGATTAATGCCAAATCCAAAAACTGGTACAGTCACAATGGATGTTGCACAAGCTGTTAATAATGCAAAAAGTGGTCAAGTAAATTTCCGTGTTGATAAGCAAGGAAATATACATGCAGGCCTTGGTAAAGTTAATTTTACTAAAGAACAATTAAATGAAAATATTTCAACATTTATTAAAGCGATCAATAAACATAAGCCTGCAACTGCAAAGGGTAGATATGTTAAAAATGCTTCGTTGTCTTTGACAATGAGCCCATCTATAGCTCTTGATACTCAAGAAGTTATGGACTTAAAATAA
- a CDS encoding response regulator transcription factor → MQVILFTQNSALNNIWRSYFTGNSDVKFIHNRKEFFSHINDDVDIIGIDIDVFKDNIDDVIKNIIENSPNIKILILSNRPTINEGKHLLTLGIKGYANSHMRKAHFEDAFEAIFNGNIWLYQEFVQAMISELTGSYINSESEKADKRTDLSELSSREREIADLIYQGLTNNEISEKTGITLRTVKAHTSSIYSKLNVKDRIGLVLLMKQLDA, encoded by the coding sequence ATGCAAGTTATTTTATTTACACAAAATAGTGCATTAAACAATATTTGGAGAAGCTATTTTACTGGCAATAGCGATGTGAAATTTATACATAATAGAAAAGAGTTTTTTTCTCATATAAATGATGATGTTGATATTATAGGCATTGATATTGATGTTTTTAAAGATAATATTGATGATGTTATAAAAAATATAATTGAAAATTCCCCAAATATAAAAATACTCATTCTCTCAAATAGGCCAACGATAAACGAAGGCAAGCATCTACTTACGCTTGGAATCAAGGGCTATGCAAATTCTCACATGAGAAAGGCTCACTTTGAAGATGCTTTTGAAGCTATTTTTAATGGAAATATATGGCTTTACCAAGAATTCGTTCAGGCAATGATTAGTGAGCTAACCGGCTCATATATTAATAGTGAAAGTGAAAAGGCAGATAAAAGGACCGACCTCTCTGAGCTTAGTTCAAGGGAAAGAGAAATTGCAGATTTAATCTATCAGGGTCTAACAAATAATGAAATTTCAGAAAAAACAGGTATTACACTAAGAACAGTCAAAGCACATACAAGCTCGATTTATAGTAAGCTAAATGTAAAGGATAGAATAGGGCTTGTGCTTTTAATGAAGCAACTTGACGCATAA